The Balneola sp. genome segment CGAAGCTCACATTTCCAGACCTGAATTTTTCTCCCAACATTAACCGGCTTTGCTGTTCCGGTAACTTTCCCGCCCATTTTTACTGCACGTATATGATTGGCATTAATCTCAACCCCAACAACGGTTTGATCTAATCCCTTTAAGTGAAACCACCCGCCTACTGAGCACAAGGTTTCGGCCAAAGCAACAGAAGCTCCGCCATGCAACACCCCGAAAGGCTGCACAGAATTCTCATTAACCGGCATAGTGGCAATCATTTTTTCTTTACTCACATGTTGGATTTCAATCCCTAAGGCATGACCCATGTGCTTGTGAGCAAAGTTGAAGTAGATTTCAGCTTTCTTTTTTAAATCTTCTTCAATAAACATAAAATTTGGATTTGATTAACAGTGTTAAGTTATTAAAATAAAGCGTGGAACCGCTTTCAAATGTATAGTGAAAGTGTATATTAGAAATACACGCAAACATGATAGGGAAATATTATGAAATACGAACCAACAACCATTTTGTCCATTGTAGCTGAAGGTGCTGCAAAAAACCAAACGGGAATTTACTCTGCCGTAAAAAGAAATGGGGAATGGATAGAAACAAGTATTGAAGATTTTAACCAAATGGTGAATGATCTCGCCATGGGTTTGTATGAGCTTGGCGTGCGAAAAGGAGATAAAGTCTCGCTTCACGCAGAGAATAGCACCGAGTGGCTGGTGATTGATCAGGCCGTGCTATCTTTGGGTGCAGTGGTGGTACCCATTTATTCTACCCAGCCGGGAGAACAGATTAAGTATATCCTTGAGAACTCTGGAACTAAGGTTCATTTTGTGTCTAATGATGAGGTGTTTGCTGAAACAAAACCTCTGATCAAAGAAATAAAAAGTGTAGAAGCAATTATTTCTATTCTTGGTTCAGGTCATAAAAAGCTGAAGACATTTGAGTCCGTGTTGGAAATGGGGCATAAGAGATCAGAAGAAGAACCCAACCTTTTTGAAAAGCTTAGAAATGAAGTTGAGCCGGATGACTTAGCTACGCTGATTTATACCTCGGGGACAACAGGTGTCCCTAAAGGAGTTATGTTAACTCACAATAATATTGCAGGGAATGCATTGGCTTCACACGAAATATTCCCATTCGATACCCAAGCACACGATGATCCTAAAGTAATTTCCTATCTGCCGCTGGCTCATATGTTTGAACGAACTGCTTCATACATCTACGCCTACATGGGTGTGCCACCCTATTATATTGATGAAGTGGAAGAAATAAAGGATGATTTTGCTGCCGTTAAGCCTATTTATATGGTTACGGTACCTCGCTTGCTTGAAAAAATTGTAACGGGGATCAAAGTGAAAGGTCAGGAAATGAGTGGCCTTAAGAAACAACTTTACTATTGGTCGGTGAATTTAGCTGAGGAGTACGACCCTGAAAACCCACCGGCGACTTGGAAGTATAAGATTGCAGACAAGCTGGTTTACAGTAAAATTCGAGAGCTGTTTGGTGGTAATATGATAGGGTTTAATGTCGGTGGAGCAGCACTGTCTCCAAATATCGCCCGCTTTATAAACGGAATAGGCATTTATTGTGGTCTTGGATATGGGCTTACTGAAACTTCACCTGTACTTACCGGACCTCCAAAAGGAGAGCTTAGAATAGGATCTTCAGGAAAACCGCTGGTGGATGTTGAAATTAAGATTGCTGAAGATGGTGAAATTCTGGCAAGAGGGCCTAATATTATGGTCGGGTACTATCAGATGCCGGAAAAAACGGAAGAGGCTATTGATGAAGATGGCTGGTTTTACACCGGAGATATCGGTCACCTTGATGAGGATGGCTGGCTATTTGTGACCGATCGAAAGAAATCACTATTCAAGCTTTCAACAGGTAAGTATGTTGCTCCTCAGCCCATAGAAAATGCGTTAGTTAATAGTGGCTTTATTGAACAAGCCGTGGTTGTGGGAAGTGAACATAAGTTTTGCGGAGCGCTAATAGTCCCTAACTGGGAAAACATGAAAAAACGTTTTAAGACTACAAATCATGAATTTCCTGAGGACAACTTAACCACGAATAAATATGTCCTGAGTCGCATTCAAAAGGAGATAGATAAAGTAAACAAAGACCTTTCAAAATGGGAAAAGGTAAAGAAATTCAAGCTCTTGGAAGATCAGTTTACTATTGAAAATGGAGAGATCACTCCTACGCTTAAAGTTAAGCGAAGCGTGATCAATAAAAAGTACAAAGAAGATATCGACAGTATTTACGCAGAAGAAGAATCTTAGAAATCATACATAATGAGTACAACTAAATATTCGATCAAGAAAGTAGCGGTATTGGGATCAGGAGTGATGGGGAGCCAAATAGCGGCTCACTGTATTAATGCCGGACTGGAAGTTATTTTACTGGATCTGAAAAGTGATGACCCGAAAAGACCAAATAAAACAGCAGAGGAGAGCCTTCAAAAAGCATCAAAGATGAAGCCGGCACCGTTTGGGAGACCTGATTTTGCCCAACGTGTTGAGGTTGGTAATTTTGAAGATGACTTTGATAAGATGAAGGATGCAGATTGGATCTGCGAGGTCATTATTGAAAAGATGGACATCAAAAAAGATATGATGTCTCGCATCGAGGAGATCAGGAAACCGGAAACGATTGTGAGTTCAAACACTTCAGGACTTCCAATTGGTGAAATTAGTGAAGACTGCAGTGATGATTTTAAAGCTCATTTCCTGGGAACACACTTCTTTAATCCTCCACGGTATATGAAGTTGCTGGAGGTCATTCCAACTAAAACAACGTCTGACAATGTCACAGAATTTATGCATCGATTCTGTGAAAAGACCTTGGGTAAAGGGGTAGTGATCTGTAAAGACACCCCTAACTTTATTGCCAACCGAATAGGTATTTTCTCGATTGCTAACATTATGCCGTATTTCTTTAACGGAGATTTTAGGGCTGAAGAGATCGACCTGTTGACAGGAACAATAACAGGCTATTCCAAAGCGGCTACTTTCAGAACAGCTGATATGGCCGGGCTGGATGTGACCAATCACGTAGCTAAAAATCTATATCCATCTATTCCTGATGATGAAATGCAGGAGACCTTTAATCTGCCGGATGAATTTCAGAAAATGGTAGACGAAGGAATGATTGGGAACAAAGCCGGAAAAGGGTTTTACTCCAAGCAGGATGGAGAATACAAAGTCATCAACCCTGATAATTTTGAATATGACTCCCAAAAAGAGCTTGAAGATCCCATTCTTGAAGAGGCCAACAAGATTAAAGACACTGCTGAGCGCTTGAAGTTCCTGGTATTTTCTGGGGGTGAGATTGGAGTTTTTTTATGGAACGTGCATAAAGACCTGTTGCTGTATGCGGCAAACCGAATTCCTGAAATTACGGATTCTCCACTTTCTATCGATCGAGCAATGCAGTGGGGATTCAATTGGGAAATGGGGCCTTTTGAGCGATGGGATGCTCTCGGAATTCAGAATATGGTTGAACACCTTGAGAAAGAGGGCGAAGACATTCCTGAAATAATTACTGAAATGTTGGATGCCGGAATCCATTCTTTTTATTCAGATGGACAGGTTTACGATCCTGCTTCTAAATCTATGATTGATACTCCACCTGAAGCTAAAGGCGAAATTAAAGTTCACCAGCTACGCAAAGAGCGTAATCCGGTTATGGAAAATGACAGTGTGGCTTTGCATGATCTCGGTGATGGAGTTGCACTGTTTGAATTTCATACTCCGCACTCAACTTTGGGAGCCGAGTTAGTTCAGTCTTTGTATAAATCTCTGGACACCGTTAAAAAAGATTTTGACGCACTCGTTATTAGTCACGATGCAGATAATTTTGCATTCGGCGCTAATCTGAAAGAAGCTTTAGTCGCCAAACAAAATGATGATTGGGATAGCGTTGTAGAAGCCGTGACCAATTTTCAGAAAACGGCTGTTGCATTACGTTATGCACCGTTTCCTGTAGTTTCTGCACCATTCGGGAAAACATTGGGTGGTGGCGTAGAGTTTTGCCTCTATTCCGATAAAGTAGTCGCTCATCATGAACTTTATATGGGTTTGGTTGAAGTAGGGGTTGGGCTGATACCAGCCGGTGGAGGCACAACCGAGCTACTCCGCCGTGCCATGGATAAGTTGGAAGGGGAAGCAGATCCATTACCGTTTATTCGGGAAGTATTTAAGACTATCGGGATGGCAAAAGTATCGGAAAGTGCACATTTGGCTCGTGAACTTGGGTATATGCGCGACTCTGACACAATTGTTATGAACCGTGATCTGCTCATCAAAACAGCAAAGGAAGAAGCTTTAAACCTTGTTCAGGCTGGATATCAGTCACCGGCAGAAACTTCTATAAAAGTACTTGGAAAAACAGCACTGGCTGCCATGAAATTAATGCTTCACGTTATGCATGAAGGAAAATACGTAACTGACTATGACCAGGTAGTTGCTACCAGAGTTGCTTATGTATTAGCGGGAGGAGATCTCAGTGAAGAACAGGAAGTTCCTGAATCTTACCTATTGAAACTGGAAAGAGAAGCCATCCTTGAGTGCCTCCAAGACGACCGTACACTAGCCCGAATGGAGCACATGCTGAAGAAAGGGAAACCGTTAAGAAATTAGATTTTCAGATTCTAGATGAAAGACTTGAGACTCATAGATGCATAATTATAAGCAACTGGAAGTATGGAAGAGGGGAATAGAGCTTGCTTCTGCCATTTATATAATTACTAAGAAATTCCCTAAAGAAGAAAAGTTTGGGATCGTCTCTCAGATGAGACGATGCTCTGTTTCTATAAGCTCTAATATCGCAGAAGGTGCGGGAAGAAATTCTGACAAAGAGTTTCGGCAATTTCTAAATATTTCCTTTGGGTCTTGCTCCGAACTCGAAACGCAACTAATTATTAGTGAAAATATTGGATACATATTAAAAGAAGAGCTTGAAAGCATTTTATCAGATTTAACTGAAATACAGAAAATGATATTCACACTTATAAAGAAATTTTCTTAAATCTTTTATCTAAAGTCTTATGTCTAAGAATACAGCATACATCGTAGCCGCAACACGAACAGCTTGTGGTAAAGCTAATAAAGGATCACTTCGGTTTACACGGCCGGATTCTATGGGGGGAGAGGTAGTCAAAGATCTTCTGAACAGAACCAAAGGCTTAGAGGCTGAGCAGGTTGAAGATGTTATAATGGGTTGTGCATTCCCTGAAGCTTCTCAGGGGTTAAATATGGCACGACAGATCGCTTTGTTGGGTGGATTGCCAGACTCAGTTCCTGGCGTTACTGTAAATCGGTTCTGTTCATCCGGACTGCAAACAATAGCTATGGCTGCTGAACGGATTATGGCCGGTGGTGCTGACGTGATTATAGCGGGTGGTGTTGAATCTATGAGTTTGGTCCCCATGGGTGGAATGTCGTTTCAACCTAATCCAGATCTAGTGGATGAAAAACCCGGAGTATATGTAAGCATGGGTATCACTGCCGAAAATGTTGCAAAGAAATATGATGTAAGCCGCGAAGATCAGGATGAATTTGCTTACCAAAGTCACAAGCGAGCAATTAAGGCGTGGGAGCAAGGTAAGTTTGAGGGCCAAATCACCCCAATTAAAGTACATGAGAAAAAAGTAACAGCCGACGGTGAAGTTGTTGAAGATTCTTTCACCTTCAAACAGGATGAGGGGCCGAGAAAAGATACGTCTGTAGAAGCTTTATCAGGATTGCGTCCAGCCTTTAAGTCAGATGGGAGTGTGACGGCCGGGAATTCGTCTCAAATGAATGATGCTGCTGCAGGCGTAGTGGTAGTGAGTGGCGAGATGGTTGAAAAATTAGGATTAGAGCCCATGGCAAGATATGTGGGATTTCAGGTCGCAGGTGTTGCCCCGGAAATTATGGGTATAGGTCCGGTTGAAGCTGTTCCAAAAGTACTTAAGAAATCAGGCTTACAATTATCAGATATTGACTTGATTGAATTGAATGAAGCTTTTGCTTCACAGTCACTTGCTGTAATCCGAAAGCTTGGTTTAGACAAAGAAATAACTAATGTGAATGGCGGCGCTATTGCAATGGGGCATCCATTAGGATGTACGGGAGCTAAGCTATCCACTCAAATTTTGTACGAAATGAAAGCCCGTAAATCTAAGTATGGATTAGTTACTATGTGCATTGGCGGCGGTATGGGTGCAGCTGGAATTTTTGAAAATCTAAATTAGGGGAAATCATGTTCAAAGAAGACACGCTATCAGGACAAACCATTTTAATTACTGGCGGTGGCAGTGGTTTAGGGCTAGCTATGGCAAAAGGATTTGCTAAAAGTGGCGCTGATATTGCTATCTGTGGAAGAACGGAAGAAAAGCTTCAAAAAGCAGTAAAAGAGATTCAAGGTGAACGCGAAGGTGCTGTTGCTAGATACTATCAATGTGATGTTAGAGAATATGATGGTGTGACATCAATGTTTGAACAAATCATTGCAGATTTTGGATCAATTACCGGTTTAGTCAACAATGCTGCAGGTAATTTCTTGTCTGCCTCAGAAGACTTATCGCCCGGGGGCTTTAAAGCGATAGTAGATATTGTACTCCACGGAAGCTTTAATTGCACTCATGTTTTTGGAAACTACCTGATTGACAATGAAAAAGAGGGGAATATCCTCAATATGGTGACAACCTATGCTGAAGGCACCGGATGTGCATTTGTACTACCATCAGCTTGTAGTAAAGCGGGAGTATTAGCTATGACGAGATCATTGGCATTTGAATGGGCAACCTATGGAATACGAGTCAATGCTATAGCCCCTGGGCCATTTCCAACAGAAGGGGCATGGTCAAGGTTGGTTCCTAAAAAAGTATTGGAGAAAAACTTTAAGAATAAAATTCCTGCCAAAAGATATGGCGAGCATGAAGAGCTCGCCAATCTTGCGATATTTTTAATGTCAGACTTAGCACCTTATATAACCGGAGAATGTGTGGTTATAGACGGTGGGGAAAGGCTTCAAGCTGGTCAGTTTAACTTTGTAGACGGCCTTATGTCTAGAAGTAAGCTAAAAAAATTGTTCAAAGCTATGAAGCCTTGATTAAGTGACAATCTGTATTCTTAGTTTATTGCTAAACCTACTAAAAGTGCTGTCGCAATAACTGCGTAGTAAAAACGCTTGATGTTTTTATCGGGCTTATGGAGTCCAAATACATTTTTAAGAATGTAGTAGTCAAATCCCAATTTGTAGTATTTTTCGTATAACTTAGCTTTCATAGTGGCACCTCCTTTTTATTGGTGCGGTATTGTATTATCAGCTGTTTAGTTCTTTTTTAAATCAGCTAACCTCTTTTCGAGTTGATTAATCTCTTGTTCTAATTTTTTAATCGTTAAAGCTTGTTTATCAGCTTTAATAACTTTTCCATTAACGATGGTTTCTACTGAAAGTCTTTCTCCTTTATTAAAAGTAGAAGTTGTTACTACTTCTCCGGCTGAATAAAGTGTCCAAGTGCCATGTGGTTTAAGAAGGTTGTCTTCTTCCCAGTATTGGCCTTCCTGTGCTACAGTTCCATCTGTTTCCAGAAACTTCACACTAAAAAGATTTCCATCAATGTTAGTTACAACTTTCTTGTGCTCTTCGTTAGTGATAGTCTGTTGTGCGTTAAGGCCTGTTGTGAATAACAAGGCTAAAAGTAGTATGCTTATGGTCTTAAATTTCATAGAAACCTCTCTGTTTTGTCTACTCCAATGTTAAGGAATTGTTAACTTAAAGTAAATGGTATGTTAACGGAAAGTTAACATTAAGTTAACATAGCCCTTAATTAAACTGTGAGAGGCGTTTTTGTATCTTTTCTATCTGAAGAGAAAGTTGATAGGCATCGTAACTGTTGTAGGGGGGCTCTTGATTCATCTGTATGGCCTTCAGGAAAATTAAAGCTGCCTTTTCAGCTGACTTTGCAGGATCAAAGGTTTGTTTTTCAAAGTAAAGATTTCCTCCTGAATTTAGGCGCCCTACCCTAATTGACTGTGAAGGAACATTACATTCTAGTACTTCTTGTTTTGATGAGGCAATTCGCTGGTGGGTATTATCGGCAGCACCGGTATAAATTCTAATATCTGAGGTTGTCCCATTATCAAAGCGTATAAATATGTGACTTCCAACAACGTGTTTACCTTCAATAGAAACTTCTTTTGCTTCAACATGATGAATGCCACTATCCACCCACTTCATGCAAAGACCTAATTCATCCACCCAAAATTGCTGAAACTCTTCCTGCTTATTTAAGAACTGAGTATAATTAACTTCACGGGTGATACTTAGAAAAGAGGGGCGAGACATGCGATCCATCATCCATTGTGTAGCAGGTGCAAGAGTGGGCCAGTGCGAAAACTGAATATGAACTCCGGCCTCCTTAGTTGCCCGATATATTTTTTCGAGTTTCTGAGTGTTGGTTGGTGGGCGGGATATTAAAAAACAGTTGAAACCTTGATGAATGCCCTCCAAAAGCAGATCTAGATTTTGATCTGTGTCGTCAATAAGAAGACATGCGTCAACCTTTCCAACTTCGTTTATATGTGCACAAAGTTCCACTTCCTTTACAATACGATGTGGGCGAAGGTGTTTCTCCCATGCAACAGCACGCTTGGCATCTCCAACAATTCCAACTTTCATAAGCATTCCATGTTTGTTGGAGCTCAAGATGCTAATGCAACAGGAATTTTACAACAATCGAGTTTAAAGGGAGGAATAGATTCGTATAAGATAGGTTTTAATCCGGCATTACAATGGCCAAGATGAAGTAGGCGAGTACAGCTGTTCCAAAACTGGATACGAGAATCAGGGCAAAAATAATACGAACTAGAGTAGCGTCCCATCCAAGGTACTCAGCAAAGCCGCCACAGACGCCGGCAAGCATTTTGTCTGTTCTTGATTTTCTTAGTTTAGCTGGCATGTTGATATAGTTAGTTTGATTATAATCTAACACAGTACTACGCCACATAAAAAAAGAAGTTTCAAAAAAGTTCAAATAAAAAAAGCGGAGCTGTAAACTCCGCTATCTGAGGTAAATGTAAAGTGAATTTATAATCCAGAACCTTGGCTTTTTTCAACCTCAGTTTCAGGAGTAGATGTTGTGAAATCTGAGTTTTCCAGTCTGAAGTTTATAGATAAGGCATATTGAACTCTAACAGTACGGCCACGTTGCATACCGGGTGTAAACTGAGCCTGTCTTACTACTCGTAATGCTTCTTCATCAGCTCCGCCGCCAATACCTCTAACGACCTTTGCATTTTCAACATTACCTTGCTCATTTACTATAAACTGAACGGTAACGCGACCTTCAATGCCAGCTCTTCTAGCCATTTGAGGATATTCGACTTTGGCTTGAAGTCCAGCCATTCCGCCTTTCAGTTTAGGCATTTCCTCAACAACTACGAAGTAATCTTCATCAGAACTAGAACTTAAGGGTCCAGTATCCCTAAAAGGCCATTCTGAGAAATCAATGTTCTTAAGTTTTGAGTACGGAATGATAGAAGAATTCCAAGTTGATGGTACTTTTTTGGGAAGGTGTCTAACCCACAATTGAGCATTTCCATCAATGAAGCTACCCGAAGACTTAATAATCCTAAATTGAAGTTCATTGGTCTTAAAACTAATAGTGTTATCGGATAGAGAACCAGTTTTGGTGGCTCCATCAAATTGAATGCCAGAGAATACAATGGTTCCATAGTCCTTTGCAGACAAGGCAAAGCCACTACTAAGAGGTGAGGCTTTACTATGCTTAGAATAAGTAAAAATTTCTTGTCTGTTAACAGATAGCGTTGATTCTCCAATATCAAGTTTTGTATTAATAAGTTCCTCTTCACTTAATCCCTGTGGACCTCGTAAATCAGAGCAGGCAATTGGAAGGGTAATTCCTAAAATCATCAGGAATAAAAAGAAGATGCTTTGCCTGAATGAGGCTTTATGTAATTTGTGATATTTCATGGTCTTGATACGTTTTTTAAGTGTTGAATTTTTAACTGCCATACTCACCGAGAGTTTCCCAACACCGGTATTGAGTGGCACTAATTCATACAAGAGATTGGCATAAGACTTTATGGAGAAATCGGATTTGGAAAGGACTTCCTGATCGCAACTTATTTCGCGATAGGTATCGATCTCTTGGTTGCCGTATCGGATTAACGGGTGAAACCAAAACAGAGATTCGATCATGGACAGTGCCAACTGCAACAGGTAGTCACCACGCTTAATATGGGTGAGTTCGTGCTGCAGGGCCATGTCCAGTTTTTCCGGTTCATGTTGGAGTAATTTTGGAAGGACAATCACCGGTTGCTTCCATCCAAAAGTGAATGGAACCAACGGATGATCATGAAAAGCGAGTTTAATAGAAGACTTTTTAGGAAATTCTTCTTCTCTACCATCAACAGATTGCAATTCTGAAAGGTTTAAGTTCCTGTAAAGAGACTTCAACGCTACATAATTGCTGAGGAGTCGACCAAGCATCACTACTGAAACAAGTGACACGATTAAAGTTATCATGCCAATAAAAAAAGAGGGTTCTTGCCAATTAATTAGAAGTGCAGCAGAAGCTGGGTCTGAAGAAGGTACTATCTCAATAGGATTCTGAACCACAAAAAAAGCAGTTTCAAGGTTCGAAGAAGCAAACCATTCTGGAATTTTACTCATCAAGGCGGCAATCCCAATTCCAAAAGGCAAAGACAACAAAGCAGCTGTTCTAAGATGGTAATGAAAAAGAGGATTTAGCTTCTCTCTTGTTTTAAGGAACACAAATGTAAGAGTACAGCATACCGTCCATATTAATATGGGGAACCAAAAGGTATCCAGGCTTATATTTCCAATGTTCTTGATGAGTTCAACGAGTTCGTACATTACTTTTCCTCCATGTCGTCAATCATATCGCGAAGTTCTTTGAGTTCGCCTTCGCTTAAATTCTCTCCCTTAACCAGCGTTTGTACCAATGCTGATGTTGATCCCTTAAATACTTTGTCAATCATTCCGGAGACAAGGCTGGATTGTACATCCTGGGGTTTTTTGCGTGCGCTGTAAACATAAGTCACACCGTCTTTGCGATATTTTAAATATCCTTTGTCATTTAAATTCTTCATGATTGTCATGACAGTAGTATAGGCTACTTTCCGGGTTTTCAGGATTTCCTCCTGAACCTGTGCTACTGTTGCTTCCCCCATTCCCCACACGTGGTGTAGGATTTCCATTTCCGATTCTCCAAGGGGTGTCAATGATTTTCTCATATGCGTAAGTCTGAATTAGTTAATACTAATATAATAGTATTAAGTTAAAGTTCAAGAATTTATTTTGATGACAGTATAGTTAAAGTGATTTAAAATTCGAATTAAGGAACGTTCTTTGAGATTCCTGCAATTTCATATGCATGAGCAGACAATACTTATCACATATCGATTCAGAAATAAAACCAGTGAACTTAAAGGATCATGACAAGGCAGTGTTTGTTTTGCATGATCAGTTAAACCTGGATGCCTGGCCCAGCTGGATTCGGGAAGAGAAGCCGTTGCTGATTTTCATCGAAGCAGCAGAGAAAGGGAAGGCACTTCCATATCATAAAAAGAAACTGATTTATCTGCTCAGCAGTATGCGCCACTTTGCTCTTGAGTGTATGGAAGCCGGGTTTCCGGTACTTTATCATTCAACCCGAAAA includes the following:
- a CDS encoding esterase, with amino-acid sequence MFIEEDLKKKAEIYFNFAHKHMGHALGIEIQHVSKEKMIATMPVNENSVQPFGVLHGGASVALAETLCSVGGWFHLKGLDQTVVGVEINANHIRAVKMGGKVTGTAKPVNVGRKIQVWKCELRDEHDKLVCTSRCTLAVINRPK
- a CDS encoding long-chain fatty acid--CoA ligase, translating into MKYEPTTILSIVAEGAAKNQTGIYSAVKRNGEWIETSIEDFNQMVNDLAMGLYELGVRKGDKVSLHAENSTEWLVIDQAVLSLGAVVVPIYSTQPGEQIKYILENSGTKVHFVSNDEVFAETKPLIKEIKSVEAIISILGSGHKKLKTFESVLEMGHKRSEEEPNLFEKLRNEVEPDDLATLIYTSGTTGVPKGVMLTHNNIAGNALASHEIFPFDTQAHDDPKVISYLPLAHMFERTASYIYAYMGVPPYYIDEVEEIKDDFAAVKPIYMVTVPRLLEKIVTGIKVKGQEMSGLKKQLYYWSVNLAEEYDPENPPATWKYKIADKLVYSKIRELFGGNMIGFNVGGAALSPNIARFINGIGIYCGLGYGLTETSPVLTGPPKGELRIGSSGKPLVDVEIKIAEDGEILARGPNIMVGYYQMPEKTEEAIDEDGWFYTGDIGHLDEDGWLFVTDRKKSLFKLSTGKYVAPQPIENALVNSGFIEQAVVVGSEHKFCGALIVPNWENMKKRFKTTNHEFPEDNLTTNKYVLSRIQKEIDKVNKDLSKWEKVKKFKLLEDQFTIENGEITPTLKVKRSVINKKYKEDIDSIYAEEES
- a CDS encoding four helix bundle protein encodes the protein MHNYKQLEVWKRGIELASAIYIITKKFPKEEKFGIVSQMRRCSVSISSNIAEGAGRNSDKEFRQFLNISFGSCSELETQLIISENIGYILKEELESILSDLTEIQKMIFTLIKKFS
- a CDS encoding acetyl-CoA C-acyltransferase (Catalyzes the synthesis of acetoacetyl coenzyme A from two molecules of acetyl coenzyme A. It can also act as a thiolase, catalyzing the reverse reaction and generating two-carbon units from the four-carbon product of fatty acid oxidation); translation: MSKNTAYIVAATRTACGKANKGSLRFTRPDSMGGEVVKDLLNRTKGLEAEQVEDVIMGCAFPEASQGLNMARQIALLGGLPDSVPGVTVNRFCSSGLQTIAMAAERIMAGGADVIIAGGVESMSLVPMGGMSFQPNPDLVDEKPGVYVSMGITAENVAKKYDVSREDQDEFAYQSHKRAIKAWEQGKFEGQITPIKVHEKKVTADGEVVEDSFTFKQDEGPRKDTSVEALSGLRPAFKSDGSVTAGNSSQMNDAAAGVVVVSGEMVEKLGLEPMARYVGFQVAGVAPEIMGIGPVEAVPKVLKKSGLQLSDIDLIELNEAFASQSLAVIRKLGLDKEITNVNGGAIAMGHPLGCTGAKLSTQILYEMKARKSKYGLVTMCIGGGMGAAGIFENLN
- a CDS encoding 2,4-dienoyl-CoA reductase, producing MFKEDTLSGQTILITGGGSGLGLAMAKGFAKSGADIAICGRTEEKLQKAVKEIQGEREGAVARYYQCDVREYDGVTSMFEQIIADFGSITGLVNNAAGNFLSASEDLSPGGFKAIVDIVLHGSFNCTHVFGNYLIDNEKEGNILNMVTTYAEGTGCAFVLPSACSKAGVLAMTRSLAFEWATYGIRVNAIAPGPFPTEGAWSRLVPKKVLEKNFKNKIPAKRYGEHEELANLAIFLMSDLAPYITGECVVIDGGERLQAGQFNFVDGLMSRSKLKKLFKAMKP
- a CDS encoding PspC domain-containing protein translates to MPAKLRKSRTDKMLAGVCGGFAEYLGWDATLVRIIFALILVSSFGTAVLAYFILAIVMPD
- a CDS encoding BlaI family transcriptional regulator, coding for MRKSLTPLGESEMEILHHVWGMGEATVAQVQEEILKTRKVAYTTVMTIMKNLNDKGYLKYRKDGVTYVYSARKKPQDVQSSLVSGMIDKVFKGSTSALVQTLVKGENLSEGELKELRDMIDDMEEK